In the Natronobacterium texcoconense genome, one interval contains:
- a CDS encoding uS10/mL48 family ribosomal protein encodes MTFVTRLTLQSGDRAALESIVDDIKTTAERKGAELKGPHSHPPTDLSVPQRCRLHADDDRHFSSWSYTVFTRELEIHGHDNLARNIAEQNFPDSVHIEAEVEQIHSAGRGN; translated from the coding sequence ATGACCTTCGTCACCCGCCTCACGCTCCAGAGCGGCGACCGCGCCGCCCTCGAGAGTATCGTCGACGACATCAAAACGACTGCCGAGCGGAAAGGTGCAGAACTGAAAGGGCCACACTCCCATCCGCCGACAGATCTCTCGGTGCCACAGCGCTGTCGCCTGCACGCCGACGACGACCGGCACTTCTCCTCCTGGAGCTACACCGTCTTCACTCGCGAACTCGAGATTCACGGCCACGACAACCTCGCGCGTAACATCGCCGAACAGAACTTCCCGGATTCGGTCCACATCGAGGCCGAGGTCGAACAGATTCACAGCGCCGGTCGCGGAAACTGA